The nucleotide window TACTTCCAAGCGCTGCGGGAGAAAGGCAAGGCCGCGGGACAGGGAGAAGGGGATGAAAGGGACCCGAGTCTCCTCAGGCAGGAAGCTGACGTTTCAGAACACAGAGCCTCCTGCTCAGGTCCCCCAGACCAGTGCAACCTCATGGCTCCCAGCCCCCTTCCCGGGCTGGTCCCTATTCATCCCCATTCACGGTCTATCCTGGAGCTGCCCTCCAGCCTGGTGGTGGGTCCAGCCTCCAGCAGATAAGCAGGATTAGGGGCAGCGGGACTGGGGACAGGAAGGCAGCCTTGGCAGGAGAAAGTGCCCAGCTGTACACACCGACCCTGCCCTGTCCCCACAGCTACCAGGGGAGGGGCCGGCGCGGACGACCCCAGGCAAGGCTCAGCTCACCTGACATATTTGTGTGTCGGGGGCTTGGCGCAGTGGGTGGTGGCGATGCCCGATGACAGGTATCGGTCTCTGCGCCGCTCGATGCGTCGGACGTTCACGAAGTCCCTGGAGGGGGTAGGGTTAGGTCAGGGGGTGCCGAGAAGGTCCAAGGACAGGCGGCCTGGCTAAGAGGAGGGAGCTCGGGGGGCACTCACCTGGGGGAGACCACACCGCCCGCGGCCCCCGAAGACACATCGTAGGAGATGAGGGTGTTGTCTTCTACTCGCTGTAGGATCTGCGGGCGTCAGGGCAGACGTGAGGTATAGCCACCCCAGGAAAACCCCAGGGAAGGGTCCCAGCATCTCAGGAAAGCCCCAGGCCAGCCTGCCCTCCGTTCAGGTCCCTTAATTAAGAGCCATTCCCATTCATGGGCACTGGCTGGGCCAGGTGCTCTGAGCATTTCCTCTTTCCATCTTCCCCACCCTTTCCAGGAGGCACTAGTaccaccatccccattttacagatggggaagctgaggcacagagcagtccAATGACGTGACCTGGGTCCCCGGGGGTCACTGGTCATGCTGGGGTACAACTGCGCCCTCATCTGCCATGTCGCTCTGCCTCTGCCCTGAGGGGTGCCCAGGCCTGGCCCCCTGGCTCGGCTCACCTGGCAGGCTGTCACCGTCTTGTTCCACAGCACCATCCTCTCGGGCTGCAGGATCACCTCCTGGTACACCAGCTCCgcggggcagggcaggaaggTCTGGAGCAGGGCGGGCAGAGGGCTGGGTGGTGCCAGGTGTACTCGGCACACCAGCCCTTCCCTCCTGGTTGGGAGAAACCTGCCGGAGGGTCCCCCTACCCCCGGGCTCTTTCCTGGAGTCCCAGGCAGAGCAGGAGGCTCCAGAACACCTCTTCCCTCACTCACCTTCAGGATGAAGGTCTTGCCATGAAAGGGAACCTCGATGGTGTACACAGTGTCCCCATATTCCTGTGGCAGGGACAGAAGGGTGgcagggaggtgggcagaggggagcctGGGGGGCAGGAATGGGTGACAGGCAGGGCAGGTTTTTAACAGCTCAGGGTAGAAAACTCTAGGAGTTTCGGGATATCTGAGCAGCCATTAAAAAACAGTGGttctgggacctccctggtggcacagtggttaagaatccgcctgccaatgcaggggacacgggtttgatccctagtccgggaagatcccacatgctgcagagccactaagcctgcgagccacaactcctgagcccacatgtcacaactactgaagcccacacgcccacacgcctagggcccatgctccacaacaagagaagccaccgcaatgagaagcccatgcactgcaatgaagagtagcccccgctcgccgcaactagacagcCTGCGCGAAGCTAtctacaaagacccaacgcagccaaaaaataaaaaagtggttCTGCCTCCTTGcctccttcactgttggtgggaatgtaagttggtgcagccactatggaaaacagtatggagattcgtcagaaaactaaaattagaattaccatatgatccagcaatcccactcctaggaatatacctggacaaaactataattcaaaaagatacatgcactcctatgttcatagcagcactgttcacaatagccaagacatggaaacaacctaaatgtccatcaacagatgaatggataaagaagatgtggtacatatatacaatggaatactactcggccataaaaaagaacgaaataatgccatttgcagcgacatggatgcaactagagattatcatataagtgaagtaagtcagaaagagaaagacaactaccatatgatatcacttgtgtgtggaatctaaaatatggcacggatgaacctatctacaaaacagaaacagactcatagacatagagaacagacttgtggttgccaaggggggtagggggagggagagggatggacggggagtttggggttggtagatgcaaactattacatttagaatggataaacaccaaggtcctactgtatagcacagggagctagagtcaatatcctgagataaaccataatggaaaagaatatgaaaaaagaatgtgcatatgtgtataactgagtcaccttgttgtacagcagaaattaacacaacattgtaaatcaacttcacttcaataaaaaaaaacaaaacagtggttCCGACAAATGTTCTGCAATGAGGAGAGAAAGGCTTTTGATATCAAGTTTAAAGGCAGGAGCACAGCTGCGGCTGCAGCCACGAAGGACCGTGTCTCCAGGCCAACAAGGGCTGCCAGAGGAACTGGCCAGAGAAAGGGATGAGGATGTTTTCCCTCTGTTTTCCAAGCTCTCTGCCATCTTTTTAGATGATACCGTTTTGACCATGAAACAAACCACCAGACACAGGGCCAAAGCCTGGCTTCCCCTTCAAAGCTGGAGCCGAGGGAGCAgagcagcagggggtgggggtggggtggggggaagcagtGGGAGGGGCGGTGGAAATGTCCAATGCAGCCCAACCAAGTGGCTGACCCCAGGGCTCAGCCCCCTCTCCTGGGGCAGGAATATGGTTCCAACCCATGCAATCTTTGGGCTTATTTCTCAGGCCTCAGAAAAGGGGGGGAAAACTCCCCACAGGAAAACTCTCAGGATCAGGTGGGAGACAGGTTTCTTACATtattcttctcaaacttccaGTTCTCCTCCTGGGCCAAGATCTGGTCCACCACCGCCACAGCCTCCTTCCCCTGGAGGATGTACTCCCGTTCCTGGCCAGGGATGGGAGGCAGGAAGGGGTCAGCCTGGGGTCTGTACCCCACCTGCTCTTTCTGCACCGGGCTGGGTGGGAAGCCTGACTCAGCCAGATGTCCAGATGCCGGGTCTGGGCTGGTCTCCCGGGCCCTGCGGGCTTCCTGGGACCAGGTGCCGTGGCTGCGGCTGCTACCCCCAGGCCCCAGGCAGGAAGCAGACCAGTGGGCCTGACCGACAGTGGGGCAGACACCCAGATGGACACGGACTGGCATTCAGGCTGCCTAAGGTCTACCCTCCGCTGGGAAGCCCCTGCCCACCCGGCTGAGCGCAGCACGGGCCCCTCCTCCAGGGTGCCCACCCGGGGGGGGTAGGCAGCCAGATACCTGGGCAGAGAAGCCTTTCTTCCCAACAACTTCTTCATCTGATTCATTGTCAGACCCTGCAGAAAACAAGCAGAGGACAATGGGAAGAGGTGGAGAGAGccaggggcgggggggcggggggcagggtaCAAGTGCAACAGTGTGGCAGTATGAAAGCGGGTGTGGCAGAGAGCTGCTCGCTTTCCCCGGGGAGCTGACATGAACAGAAAGAACAGACCCAGCCAACGCCCCTCCCCGAAGGCAGTTCCCCCACCCACCAGCCCGCACCTGCAAAGGATTCTGGGGGTGAATAGAACTGGCCCTCGGACAGGGTGCCGGAGAAGAGCAAGGGTCCTCGGGCGACAGCAGCCTGGGCAGCAAGATACCCTGGGGGAGCAGACGTGGGCAGCCATTGCCCCAGACCAAGGACAGTCATGCCCCAGCAGCCTGGGGTCCCCCGGCCCAGGCTCACCCTAAAGCTCCTAGAGGCAGAGCTGGCAAGAGAGCTCAGAACCGGCTCTCATGCCCGAAACTCTCCTCTCCTGGGTGGGGGTGACCCTCACTGCACCCCCTCACCCCGCAGCACTCACATCGCTCCTCCTCAGCCTCCTGGGGTAGGACTTTGAAGTCAAGGAACCAGGTCTCCAACCAGGCGAGGACGAAGGAGACGATAGGGAGCAAGTAGCCGAAGGCCCCTTTGCTGAGCAgctgtggagggagggggctgagcTCCATGGCAGGGAGTCACCTCAAACCCAGAGCCCCACCCTGGGGCTACCAACTCTGGCCTACACCCCACTCCTGGTACCAGCTGTGGGGACCCTCTGTGGCACATGCCTTTGAGATGGATGGATTAATGAGTTCTGCAGCAGGATAAACTAAGGTTAGGCTGGAGGAGGAACTTTCCGTCCTTGGGGTTGCAGTAGGGCAAGTGGGGAAAGCCAATGAAGATGATCCCTTAGAAACCTCAAAGGACAGGATTCCCCCTCACCCCAACCCTGACAACAGGGTCAGACACCCAAAATCAGAGGAGTGGTCCCTTCTCGGGAGAAGCCCATCCCTCAGGCCAGATGCCCACCAGACCAGCCAGACCCTGAGCCACTGACCTCAGAGAGGATGACCTTGACAATGAGGAATGCACTGGACACCAGCGTGGTGACCTgcccaggggagggaaggaggaagagagcgaACACAGAGGTTGGGAAGTGAGTCCTCCTCCATCCCATCTCTTACACCAGCCCCACCAGGGCCCGAGAGCTGCCAGGAAAGTGGCATCTTACCGCAATCACCCACCAGTGCCGGAGCCGCAGCACAGCATAGCCCAGGAGCAGTCCGGAGAAGCGGAAGAAGGCCAGGACCTGGTGTGGGGGGCCGGGGAACCATCACGGGCAAGCCAACGGCCCTACCCCTGCTGAAGGCGGGCCTCCCCCTCCAGTCCTGCTCCCTGAGGCTCCCTCCACATGGTGTGCACACCCCAGGAGAGAATGGCCGAGGCCAAGTCAGCGTTTCTTTGGGGATGATCTGGATGTGACCTTCTTGGACAGGGGTCTCTTGTCTTCCCCTCCCACTTGGGGCTCTCTGAAGGTGGGGCCTCATTTGGGAACCCGTTTGAATACTGAGGGTTCCCTGAAGATAGAAGCAAGTCTCCCTGATCAGATTAGGATGTGTGTTGTGAGAAGAAGAGAATCCAGCGAAAGAGACACGCTCCTATGCCCTCTCTGTCCCCAGGATCTCCAAGGCCACTCACAAAGATGTCAAAGAAGGAAGTTTTAAAGCTGTAGTGGATGATCTCCTGCTCCAGGTTCTTCTGGATGCCCGTGTTGGTCTGGAAGAGAGAGGTGTGGATAGCCCTGCAAGCAGAACCAAGTCCCCAGGGCTGCCCCTTGTTCTcccagagggggagggggcgggagggggagaAGGTAGAACCGGGAGGAGAGGCTGTAAATGCTCAGCTACCGCCCAAGAAGCCCCTGAGGCACCAGGGGAGCTCAGCCAGGGACCTGAGACCCCAGCACTATCACTGTTTCTCTAAGGATCCAGGCAGCCCAGACAGGCGGGGCTAAGCTGTGCCTCAGACACTCGCGGGCACACTGCCCAGGAAGAGGCAGGCCTGGAGGGCCTTGGGGCTGTGCAGGAGAGGCGATGAGCCCTATGCAGGTAGGTAGGGCTGGCACACAGGGTGCTGGGAGCATGCCTCTCACATAatttcatctccctcccaccactgCGGTGCTCTATCTTCCCAGCCAAGCATCCATCTGGGGTGATGGGGGCCGGGGTGGACAGTGGTGTGAGACGGAGCCCCAGGTGGCAAATCAATTGATTAGGTTTGTGCTTAATGGGCAAAATCCATCATGCCGCTAGAGAGGATGGCATTCAGACCGAGCAGACTGGTccttgcccctgcccctgcccctgccctagCCACCCACACATTTTCAATGGGACCCCTGAGACCCTGGCTGGGGAGTGAGGGGTCCGGATGGACACTGAGAGCTAGAGCAGCCTGATGCTTCAGGAGGAATGGGGTGGCAGGCTTACGCCTCTGCAGGTGGGGCACCAGCCCCCGGAGAGGGGGGGCACAAGGGGACTCTCAGGAATGGGGCCTGGGAGCCCTGAAGGGGAAGACCCTTCACACCTAGACCGGGGCTTCTGATCTCCGGCAGATGATATGAATTGGGGCAGTGGGGGTTGGGGGGCTGGTTAAAGATACAGATGTTCAGACACTGGGTCTGAATCTCAGGCTGAGCTGAGCACCTAGAATGGTTATaaaactcccaggtgattctgatgctcggGGCAGGAGCCAGCAATCTGGACAGCCCCTCACTAAACTTCGAGCCCCTGGCACATCCTCACTGAATGCCTCAACCTCAAGACCGCTCTGAGCCCTGTGGAGTCGGACACCTTGCTGCCCCTGGCCTGACACCCCACTCTGCCCCAGCTTGGTCCGCCTCTTACTCCTGACTGCTCCCTCTTGGCCTCCACGGCCCCTCCCACCCCTAACAGCCCCTGTCCGTCAAGCTCTGTCTTccaccatttttctctttacagagaactctccctctgcctgggtACCCGCCTGCCCACTGCGTGAGGACTCAGGACAGTGGAGTTCCAGCCCCTGCTTTGCCAGGGGCTACGAGACCTTGGCACAGGTCTTATAACCCGGCCAGGGTCGTTGCATCCACTGGGCAACACACAGTctgttagaaaattaaaaatatatatgctccaaaatatgaaaataagatgacagaactgaaaattaataaaatttcaattaagCGTCTACCGAGTGAAACGTTATGTTGATTCTATGAACTATTAAATCCAGCACTCTGAAACTTTTCATCAcatttgaaaacaatttggagGTTAGATTTTCGCACTTTGCAAGAATTCCCAAGTCTGCATGATGACTGCTAAGCTATTACAGTCAATACAGCCAGAGAgtttcaaaagtaaaattaacaaaaatttttttcagctcttttctggcaagaaaatatatatactgaatGAAGGATGTGGGTGAATTTTAGTGCCTGCTTTGATGCTGCACGGGACCTTCAAAAGCAAGAATGTCTAAGACCTCGGAAGCTCTTCAAGCGGCCCTGAACCTTGCTGGGCCTCAGCTCTCTCATCGCTAAGATGGTCCTGAAGGCCCCGTGGCTGTGGCTCCTTCTCGCTGAAGGTGCCAGCTCATCCCTGTGCACAAAGGACAGCCACCCTCAGAGCCCTGCCTTGCTTTCCAGCTCAACATGCCTGGAATCAAACTTACCCTCTTCACCCCTAAACCAGCCCCTTCTCCAAATTCATTTCTAGCACCAGTCATTCTCCTGACACCTGAGCTTGCGATCTGGAGGAAGGGCACCTGCCATCCAGAACTCTGACCCACTTTGTAGAAGGAGAACAGGGGATCTCAAAGAGGCTGAGTCCCTTGCTGAGGTCACACAGTTACTACAGAGGAGAAGCTGGCACGGGACCAAGCCTGGGATGCCCTGTTCCACAGCTCCTGCCTCTGTGTCAGGTCTTGCTCTGCCCTGTTAGCACCCGGGGATTAGGCCCCACCACCAGCTGGCCAAGCACTGCACAGGGGGAGAAGGGGGCAGACCCTGCCCCGACAGGCAGCTCCGCCTCCAGACTGCTAGGTGGCATCTCACCAAACCCAAGAGGCCAAACTGGGGGTCACTGGAAGAATGCCCCAAGTGGGGAAGGAGAGCTGGGCGCCACTGGGAACTGGGAGTTTTTACTGGTTGCTCCCCACTGTACCCTCTGCTTTTAGCACAGTATCTGGGACACAGCAGGGgctcaaaaatgtttgttgaatgaatgaatgaatgaattgagcCAGAGAGTAATGTAGAGCAGAAAGAAGACAAAGGTTTCAATAGCTCAACCAGAGTCCTCTGcgctccctcctcctttctcaaGAGTGTCCACTAGGGGGCAGTATGGCGCAGAGGTCAAGAGTGTGAGCTCTGGAGCCAGAGagtctgggttcaaaccctgccGCCTTCACATACTTGCTGAGAGACTTCAGATAAACGACTCAGCCCCTCTGAGTTTCTTTCTCTGGAAGATGAGAACAGCTATTCTTATCATCTCATTCTTCCTTTTACCTGGAAATCAACAGCCCCCCCACCAACCCCGGCCAGAGGCAACCCTCCCATAGGGCAGATGGAGTAACTGAGGCCCAGGCAACCCCCACAGTGCGGCGTGTGCCTCCAGCCTTGGCCCCACTCACATTCAGCTCAATGATCCAGAGCAGGGAGATGAAAAGCAGGTCGAAGGTGACAAAGAGGCAGAAGGTGCGGCGGACGTCGGAGATGGCCCGGCGCTTCTCGCGAGGCGGCGGGAGGAAATGCGAGGGGAGGCTCTGGCTGTGGGACAGCGACGAGCCGAGGGAGGCCACGGCTGGCAGGCTGCGCTCCAGGTCGCGGGCCGGCTCCCCGGACAGCTTGCTCATC belongs to Eubalaena glacialis isolate mEubGla1 chromosome 19, mEubGla1.1.hap2.+ XY, whole genome shotgun sequence and includes:
- the STARD3 gene encoding stAR-related lipid transfer protein 3 isoform X3 codes for the protein MSKLSGEPARDLERSLPAVASLGSSLSHSQSLPSHFLPPPREKRRAISDVRRTFCLFVTFDLLFISLLWIIELNTNTGIQKNLEQEIIHYSFKTSFFDIFVLAFFRFSGLLLGYAVLRLRHWWVIAVTTLVSSAFLIVKVILSELLSKGAFGYLLPIVSFVLAWLETWFLDFKVLPQEAEEERWYLAAQAAVARGPLLFSGTLSEGQFYSPPESFAGSDNESDEEVVGKKGFSAQEREYILQGKEAVAVVDQILAQEENWKFEKNNAPLCPPPCHPSVPATGIWGHCVHHRGSLSWQDLHPEDLPALPRGAGVPGGDPAAREDGAVEQDGDSLPDPTASRRQHPHLLRCVFGGRGRCGLPQGLRERPTHRAAQRPIPVIGHRHHPLRQAPDTQICQRLEVPPEEEALVFLLPVPRPPPVPLLSNPSPASDLLPDT
- the STARD3 gene encoding stAR-related lipid transfer protein 3 isoform X7 yields the protein MSKLSGEPARDLERSLPAVASLGSSLSHSQSLPSHFLPPPREKRRAISDVRRTFCLFVTFDLLFISLLWIIELNTNTGIQKNLEQEIIHYSFKTSFFDIFVLAFFRFSGLLLGYAVLRLRHWSPRWCPVHSSLSRSSSLSCSAKGPSATCSLSSPSSSPGWRPGSLTSKSYPRRLRRSDGILLPRLLSPEDPCSSPAPCPRASSIHPQNPLQGLTMNQMKKLLGRKASLPRNGSTSSRGRRLWRWWTRSWPRRRTGSLRRIMLPSAHLPATLLSLPQEYGDTVYTIEVPFHGKTFILKTFLPCPAELVYQEVILQPERMVLWNKTVTACQILQRVEDNTLISYDVSSGAAGGVVSPRDFVNVRRIERRRDRYLSSGIATTHCAKPPTHKYVSAWKYLQRKRP
- the STARD3 gene encoding stAR-related lipid transfer protein 3 isoform X6, yielding MSKLSGEPARDLERSLPAVASLGSSLSHSQSLPSHFLPPPREKRRAISDVRRTFCLFVTFDLLFISLLWIIELNTNTGIQKNLEQEIIHYSFKTSFFDIFVLAFFRFSGLLLGYAVLRLRHWWVIAVTTLVSSAFLIVKVILSELLSKGAFGYLLPIVSFVLAWLETWFLDFKVLPQEAEEERWYLAAQAAVARGPLLFSGTLSEGQFYSPPESFAGSDNESDEEVVGKKGFSAQEREYILQGKEAVAVVDQILAQEENWKFEKNNAPLCPPPCHPSVPATGIWGHCVHHRGSLSWQDLHPEDLPALPRGAGVPGGDPAAREDGAVEQDGDSLPDPTASRRQHPHLLRCVFGGRGRCGLPQGLRERPTHRAAQRPIPVIGHRHHPLRQAPDTQICQLRPDAS
- the STARD3 gene encoding stAR-related lipid transfer protein 3 isoform X1, producing MSKLSGEPARDLERSLPAVASLGSSLSHSQSLPSHFLPPPREKRRAISDVRRTFCLFVTFDLLFISLLWIIELNTNTGIQKNLEQEIIHYSFKTSFFDIFVLAFFRFSGLLLGYAVLRLRHWSPRWCPVHSSLSRSSSLSCSAKGPSATCSLSSPSSSPGWRPGSLTSKSYPRRLRRSDGILLPRLLSPEDPCSSPAPCPRASSIHPQNPLQGLTMNQMKKLLGRKASLPRNGSTSSRGRRLWRWWTRSWPRRRTGSLRRIMLPSAHLPATLLSLPQEYGDTVYTIEVPFHGKTFILKTFLPCPAELVYQEVILQPERMVLWNKTVTACQILQRVEDNTLISYDVSSGAAGGVVSPRDFVNVRRIERRRDRYLSSGIATTHCAKPPTHKYVRGENGPGGFIVLKSASNPGVCTFIWILNADLKGRLPRYLIHQSLAATMFEFAFHLRQRIGELGARA
- the STARD3 gene encoding stAR-related lipid transfer protein 3 isoform X8, with translation MAIHTSLFQTNTGIQKNLEQEIIHYSFKTSFFDIFVLAFFRFSGLLLGYAVLRLRHWSPRWCPVHSSLSRSSSLSCSAKGPSATCSLSSPSSSPGWRPGSLTSKSYPRRLRRSDGILLPRLLSPEDPCSSPAPCPRASSIHPQNPLQGLTMNQMKKLLGRKASLPRNGSTSSRGRRLWRWWTRSWPRRRTGSLRRIMLPSAHLPATLLSLPQEYGDTVYTIEVPFHGKTFILKTFLPCPAELVYQEVILQPERMVLWNKTVTACQILQRVEDNTLISYDVSSGAAGGVVSPRDFVNVRRIERRRDRYLSSGIATTHCAKPPTHKYVRGENGPGGFIVLKSASNPGVCTFIWILNADLKGRLPRYLIHQSLAATMFEFAFHLRQRIGELGARA
- the STARD3 gene encoding stAR-related lipid transfer protein 3 isoform X2 codes for the protein MSKLSGEPARDLERSLPAVASLGSSLSHSQSLPSHFLPPPREKRRAISDVRRTFCLFVTFDLLFISLLWIIELNTNTGIQKNLEQEIIHYSFKTSFFDIFVLAFFRFSGLLLGYAVLRLRHWWVIAVTTLVSSAFLIVKVILSELLSKGAFGYLLPIVSFVLAWLETWFLDFKVLPQEAEEERWYLAAQAAVARGPLLFSGTLSEGQFYSPPESFAGSDNESDEEVVGKKGFSAQEREYILQGKEAVAVVDQILAQEENWKFEKNNEYGDTVYTIEVPFHGKTFILKTFLPCPAELVYQEVILQPERMVLWNKTVTACQILQRVEDNTLISYDVSSGAAGGVVSPRDFVNVRRIERRRDRYLSSGIATTHCAKPPTHKYVRGENGPGGFIVLKSASNPGVCTFIWILNADLKGRLPRYLIHQSLAATMFEFAFHLRQRIGELGARA
- the STARD3 gene encoding stAR-related lipid transfer protein 3 isoform X5 — encoded protein: MSKLSGEPARDLERSLPAVASLGSSLSHSQSLPSHFLPPPREKRRAISDVRRTFCLFVTFDLLFISLLWIIELNTNTGIQKNLEQEIIHYSFKTSFFDIFVLAFFRFSGLLLGYAVLRLRHWWVIAVTTLVSSAFLIVKVILSELLSKGAFGYLLPIVSFVLAWLETWFLDFKVLPQEAEEERWYLAAQAAVARGPLLFSGTLSEGQFYSPPESFAGSDNESDEEVVGKKGFSAQEREYILQGKEAVAVVDQILAQEENWKFEKNNAPLCPPPCHPSVPATGIWGHCVHHRGSLSWQDLHPEDLPALPRGAGVPGGDPAAREDGAVEQDGDSLPDPTASRRQHPHLLRCVFGGRGRCGLPQGLRERPTHRAAQRPIPVIGHRHHPLRQAPDTQICQGREWSWGLHRAQVSQ
- the STARD3 gene encoding stAR-related lipid transfer protein 3 isoform X4; its protein translation is MSKLSGEPARDLERSLPAVASLGSSLSHSQSLPSHFLPPPREKRRAISDVRRTFCLFVTFDLLFISLLWIIELNTNTGIQKNLEQEIIHYSFKTSFFDIFVLAFFRFSGLLLGYAVLRLRHWSPRWCPVHSSLSRSSSLSCSAKGPSATCSLSSPSSSPGWRPGSLTSKSYPRRLRRSDGILLPRLLSPEDPCSSPAPCPRASSIHPQNPLQGLTMNQMKKLLGRKASLPRNGSTSSRGRRLWRWWTRSWPRRRTGSLRRIMLPSAHLPATLLSLPQEYGDTVYTIEVPFHGKTFILKTFLPCPAELVYQEVILQPERMVLWNKTVTACQILQRVEDNTLISYDVSSGAAGGVVSPRDFVNVRRIERRRDRYLSSGIATTHCAKPPTHKYVSSGPTPPEKAPPPGAQWHCTAPRAGPW